Genomic segment of Myxococcus stipitatus:
TCGCTCACCTCGTCGGTGACGGAGTCAGTCGGAGTCGGCTGCTCGGGCTCTTCCTCCGTCTCGGCCGACTCGAACGACGCGGCCGCGTCGAACGCGTCGGGCGACTCGAAGGTCTCCGCCGCGTCGAAGGAGGCCGCGGCCTCGGGCTCGTCCTCCACGGCCTCGAAGCCGGATGAGAGCTCGGGCTCTTCTTCCGAGCCGGTGTCATCCAGCGACACCACGGCGTGCGAGGCGGTGGGCTCCTCGTCCTCGAACTCGTCGCCCAGCGAGGGCATCTCGGAGCCCGGAGGGGCCTCCTCGAGGTCCTCCAACATCGAGGCATCCAGCGGAGCAATCCCCACCCGCGTGGGAATCTCATCCACGTCGAGCGACGCCTCTTCCACGAGCGTCTGCTGCTTGAACGTGGAAGGCGCGGCCTCGTCGAGCAACGCCCGCGTGGGCGCGCGAACCATCGTCGGAGGCGGCTCGTCCTCGTCGCCCAGCGACATCGCCGCCATCGACGCGGAGGTGGCCACGTCGTCCGAGTCGCCCAGCGACAGGCCCTCGTCACCGTCGAGCGACGCGCCCAGGTCGGCGGACTCCACCAGCGGCTCATCGTCCGAGGACATGAGGCCGGGCTCGTCCGTCAACACCATGCCGTCGTCGTCGCCGGACACGAGCATCTCGTCCATCGAGGCCGCCGCCATGTCCTCCGGCGGGGGCATCTCGAAGACGTCATGCTCTCCAGAGGTGATGGCCTCTCCGACGAGTGCTTCCTCGCTGACGACGGAAGCCTCACCCGCATCGTCGATGACTTCGTCCGACTCGCTCGACGGCAGCGTCGCCAGGGCCAGCTCGTCCCCCGGCGGATGCAGGAGCGCGTCCTCGGGAGGCGGGGCGACGAGCACTTCGTCGTCGCTCGAGTCGACGAGGATGGCGTCCTCGCCCACCGACTCCACCGCCACCGACGACGGCGCCACCGACACCGGCCCTTCCACGCGCAGCACTGACAAGAAGGCCGGCACCTCGGGATGGGCGGGGTTCTGCTGGAGGATGGTCGCGAGGTAGGGCTGCGCGCGCGTCGAGTCCGCGGCGCGCGTGCACAGGCGCAGCACGTTCAGCAACTGCTCGGACGCCTGCGCGGCGTTCCCCGACGCGACGTAGATTTGGTACGCCTTCTCGTGCGCGTCCAGGTTCTCCGGGTCGACGGAGAAGATCTTCCGCAGGTGCTCCAGCGCTTTGTCGTGGAGCCCGTACTTCACGTAGACGTCGGTCTCCGTGAGCAGCTTCGCCAGCTGCTCGCGAGCCAATCCCGCGGGCTGCGGAGGCGGCGGCGCGATGGGCTGCGGCGCGGCGACGGGAGCAGGCGCGGGCTGGGGCGCGGCGCGAGCGGCCGGCTGGGGCGCGGGCTGCGCCATGGGCTGCGGCGCGGCGGGAGCAGGCGAAGGCGCGGGAGCGCGGCGGGCGAGCAGATCCGGGTCCTGGGGATCCAACACCTCGATCTGCGTCCAGACGGCCTCGGCCTCCGTGAGACGGCCGCGCTCCTGGTGAATCTTGGCGAGCTCCTTGTAGACGGACACCGTCTTGGAGGTCTGGCCCAGCCCCTGGAAGGCCTGGGCCAGGAGCGACAGCGTCTCCACGTCGCGGCCATCCGCCTTGAAGCACACCTGCAGCTTCGCCAGCGCGCGCTTCTGGTCTCCTCGCTGCAGGTACGAAGTGGCCAGCTCCTTGGCCAGCGGCAGGTTGTCCGGCTCGAGCGTGGACAGGCGCTCCGCTACGCGGGCCCAGTCCTCGCCTCGGCTGTTGCGCTTGAGGTACTCGGCGGCGCGCTTGAACTCCTGGACCGCCTCGCGCGTCATGTTCTCGCGCGCGTACAGCTCGGCCAGCTTGATCTTCGACGCCACGTTCTCGGGGTCGAGATCCACCATCTTCTTCAAGGTATCGAGCGACGCCTTCGTGTCGCCCGCCTTGTCGTAGTGGTTGGCGACGATCTGGAAGTACGCCATCGCCTCCGACATCAACCCCAGCTGCTGGTGCAGCTCCGCCAGCTTGAGGTTCACCTCGAGCAGGTTCGGGTTGAGCTTGAGGACCTGCTTGTAGAGGGCAACGGCCTTGAGGAAGAAGCCGTCCGAGGAGTAGCTCTCCGCAACCTTGGTGAAGAAGTGCGCCGCCTGGGCGTTGTCGTTCTTCTTCTGGTACAGCTCCCCCATCTTCTGGAGCACCCGGATGTCCTTCGGGTCGACCTCCAGGACCTTCTGGTACTCCTTGATGGCCTTGTCGTACGCGCCCTTCGCGACCAGCTTCGCGGCGGCTTCGATGATCTTGTTCTTGTCCATCGAGCGTGGGCTTCCGGCGAGCCGAAACCCCTTGGAACTTCGCGGGTTTCTATCTTCAAAAGGGGGGGAGAGTCGGAGGCTAACGGAATCCTCCAACTCGGGTCAAGAAACAGCCCGGCGCCCCCCGGTATCAGCTCACCTGCTTGGATGCTCGCGGCGCGTGCGGGAACCGCACGTAGGCGGCCATGTGCGACTAAGGCGTCTCTTCCACGGCCTTCTTCAAGCGACGCGAGCCCGTCTCACTCGCCAGGAGCCGCTCCACGAAGCGCGTGTCGTAGTTGCCCTCCTGGAAGGACTCCTCCGCCAGCGCCGCGCGGTGGAACGGGATGTTGGTGCGGATGCCCTCCACCACGTACTCGCCCAGCGCGCGCTGCATGCGGCGGATGGCCGTCTCGCGGTCTTCCGCGTGGACGATGAGCTTGGCCAGGAGGCTGTCGTAGTACGGCAGCACCGTGTAGTT
This window contains:
- a CDS encoding tetratricopeptide repeat protein, which gives rise to MDKNKIIEAAAKLVAKGAYDKAIKEYQKVLEVDPKDIRVLQKMGELYQKKNDNAQAAHFFTKVAESYSSDGFFLKAVALYKQVLKLNPNLLEVNLKLAELHQQLGLMSEAMAYFQIVANHYDKAGDTKASLDTLKKMVDLDPENVASKIKLAELYARENMTREAVQEFKRAAEYLKRNSRGEDWARVAERLSTLEPDNLPLAKELATSYLQRGDQKRALAKLQVCFKADGRDVETLSLLAQAFQGLGQTSKTVSVYKELAKIHQERGRLTEAEAVWTQIEVLDPQDPDLLARRAPAPSPAPAAPQPMAQPAPQPAARAAPQPAPAPVAAPQPIAPPPPQPAGLAREQLAKLLTETDVYVKYGLHDKALEHLRKIFSVDPENLDAHEKAYQIYVASGNAAQASEQLLNVLRLCTRAADSTRAQPYLATILQQNPAHPEVPAFLSVLRVEGPVSVAPSSVAVESVGEDAILVDSSDDEVLVAPPPEDALLHPPGDELALATLPSSESDEVIDDAGEASVVSEEALVGEAITSGEHDVFEMPPPEDMAAASMDEMLVSGDDDGMVLTDEPGLMSSDDEPLVESADLGASLDGDEGLSLGDSDDVATSASMAAMSLGDEDEPPPTMVRAPTRALLDEAAPSTFKQQTLVEEASLDVDEIPTRVGIAPLDASMLEDLEEAPPGSEMPSLGDEFEDEEPTASHAVVSLDDTGSEEEPELSSGFEAVEDEPEAAASFDAAETFESPDAFDAAASFESAETEEEPEQPTPTDSVTDEVSEDEPAAEECDEASFFLDQGLLEEAREILETVSIAFPGHVRAGELMERLEALEASGGAAPEEEQQAPVTVPSVQPVTESAGERDAFDLAAELAGEIDNLGDDTAAAAPAEEDFQYSVEEVFSEFKKSLAKVVKPEDVDTHYDLGIAYKEMGLLDDALHEFEVARQGCTGTKRELDCVTMMGMLHLLRGDAGAAVETFREGLASPHASGEAAKALGFELAVAWEAHGEPGKALHHYQRVAAMDAKYRDVGAQVSRLAASTQPEEDPLPTPAPAPVNGSKAHGAAPAAAVANPPVPAAGAPKARKVGYV